TCATGTTCATGGCGTTCCTGCTGCGCGAGAACCCGCCCGCCACCGACCTGCGCGCCGAGGTCCTCGTCGGCCTCGTGGTGGGAGCGGCAGCCGCCGGCAACGCCCTCGGCATCCTCCTCGCCTCGCTGCTCAAGCGCATCAACCCGGCGATCACCGTCGTGCTGACCCTGCTGACGGCCGTGGCGGCCACCCTGCTCGCGGCCGTCTTCTACGGGGTGGTCCCGCTGGTGGTGCTGGGCCTGGCGGCGGGCCTGGCCCAGTCGTTGGCGAAGTTCTGCCTCGACGCCACCATCCAGCGCGACATCCCCACCCGCGTCCAGGCGAGCGCCTTCGCGCGCAGCGACACCACCCTGCAGCTCGCGTGGGTCGTCGGCGGGTTCGTCGGCATCGCCCTGCCGCTCGAGCCGGCGCGACTCGGGCTGGGGGTCGCCGTCGCCGTCCTGGGGTCGTGGGCGGCGTTCGTGCTGGCGTCGCGACCGGGCCGACCCGTGCAGGTGCCCGTGGGGCCGGAGTGAGCTAGGCCTCGAGCTGGTCGGCCAGCGCGCGGAGCAGCTTGGCTGTCGGCCGCGCCGTCCGGGCGTCGGGGTGCCGGCCACGCCGGTAGGAGCCGCCCACGTCGTCGAGCAGCCGGATGGTGTCCTCGACGATCGTCACCATGTCCTCGGGCGGCTTGCGACGTGAGGCGGCCTGGTTGCGCTGCACCGAGGGCGGCGCATCGAGCAGGCGGACCTGCAGGGCCTGGTCGCCGCGGCGTCCCTGGGCGATCCCGAACTCCACGCGGGCACCGTTGCGCAGGGTGGTCACACCCTCCGGCAGCGCATCAGCGTGCACGTAGACGTCGGGCCCGTCCTCCTGGGACAGGAAGCCGAAGCCCTTCTCCGGGTCGAACCACTTCACCTTGCCAGTGGGCACGACGGTGACCTCTCTCGCTCGCCACACCACGACCGATCGCCGCGGCAGCGGTCAAGCCTAGGTGGCCCCGGTGAACCGGGCCAACCGAGTGGGTGACCTCGGCTCAGAGCAGCTCGTTGAGGGACCCGGACCGGAAGCCCCGGGGGTCGACCTCGGCCTGGTCGAAGCCCGTCCCGCAGACCGCCTCGAGCAGGGCCGCCTCGAGCTCCGGGCGGAGCGGGAGGAGGGCGGTGTCGAGCTCCACCGACGCGTGGGAGCCACGGTCGCGGACCCGCAGGTCGCGCAGCGTCACCGCGTGGGCCTCACCCCAGGCGCGGACCGCCAGTTCGGCCCGTTCGACGCGGGCCAGGCGGTGGGGCGTCACCTCCACCCCGTAGGCGATGCGGGAGGACAGGCATGCCGCCTGCGGCTTGTCCCAGGTGGGCAGGCCCCACCGGCGGGAGGCCGCCCGCACCTGCGCCTTCGTCAGACCGGCGTCAGCCAGCGGGGTCACGGCACCGCGCTCAGCTGCGGCCCGGATCCCGGGGCGGAAGCCGGCGACGACGTCGTCGGCGTTGGTGCCGGTGGCCACGTGGGCGAGGCCGAGCTCCTCGGCGAGCGGGGTGAGGACGTCGAGGAGCTCGGCCTTGCAGAAGAAGCAGCGGTCACCGGCGTTGGCGCGGTAGCCGGCCCGGTCCATCTCCCGGGTCTCGGGCGTCAGGACGGGAACGCCGAGCGACGCGGCGAAGTCGCGGGCCGGGTCGCGCTCGGCCTGTGGCAGCGAGTGGGAGTAACCGGTGGCCGCGGCGACCCGGTCGGCCCCCAGGGCCCGGACCGCGGCAGCGAGCAGCAGCGCGCTGTCGGCCCCGCCGCTGAAGGCCACGAGCAGCGAGCCCCGCTCGCGCAGGTCCCGCTCGAGGGCCGCCAGCCGCGTGTCGAGGAGGTGGCCGTCGTACCACTCGGCGAACCCGGTGAGGTCGTCGAGCACGACGTGGGTGCCTGCGGCCACGAGCTCCTCGCGGCCACACCCGCCGGTCAGCACGGAAACACTGGTGACGCCGGCGCCCAGGGCGCCCTCCACGTCGTGGACGTGGTCACCGACGTAGACCGTGCAACCCTCGCGCCGCAGCACCTCGGCCTTGCCGATCCCCCAGACCTCGCCGACCAGCACGTCGACCTCGACGCCGAGGTGGTCGAGGTGGCGCTGGGCGTTGGGGGTGTACTTGCCCGTGACCACCACGACGCGGCCACCCGCGTGACGCACCGCCTCGAGCGCCTCCACCGCACCCGGCATCAGGGGGACCGGGGCGACCGCGTGGTCGGGGTAGAGGGCGCGGAAGCGGTCGACGGCCGGCCCGATCGCGTCCACCGTCAGGTGCTCCCCGAGCAGGTGGTCGAGCGGCGGCCCCAGGCGCGAGGTCAGCTCGAGGACCGGGAAGGCCACCTCGAGCTCCTCGCCCAGCGCCGCCAAGGTCGCCGAGAACCCCGGGACGGTGTCGATGAGGGTCATGTCGAGGTCGAACCCGACGGTGGGGGGCACAGCCATGGATCCCAGCGTAGGACCGCTCCCTCCCCGGGCCGTCGTCGCCGCGACTTGTGGGTACCTGCTGCGCGACGAGGCCCGGTGAGGGACACTGTGTGTTCGCATTTTCGTGGTACAGGAGGTGTCGGTGGTGCGTCGTGGGCGTCGCGCCCGGTGCGGTCTGGCGACCGTACCGCTGCTCGTCGCGCTCACCGGGGCTCTCGCCGTGGCGCCCCTGAGCGCCGCGCACGGCGACGACGCCGAGGGCGCTGCCCTCCACCTGGTGACCTTCGACGAGCCCGGCACCGCGGGTCGTCGCGGTGACCGCGACCCCGCCGACGTGCGGGAACAGCTTCGCGATCGTCAGGACTCCGCCCTGGCACGTGTCTCCGCGCCCGAGCCCGTCTACCGCTGGACCACCGCGCTCAGCGGAGTCGCCGTCGAGCTCACCGACCGGCAGGCGACCGAGCTGCGCTCGCAGCCCGACGTCGCGCTGGTGGAGCAGAACGCAGTCCGCCCGCTGGCGACCGCGGCGGCCCCGGCCGCGTCGGCTCCGGCCCCGCAGGGTCGCGGGGGAGCCGGCGTGGTGGTCGGCGTGGTGGACACCGGCATCTGGCCCGAGAGCCCGGTCTTCGGCGACTCCCCCGGCATCGGCCCCCGACCGGCGCGCTTCGTCGGCGCCTGCACACCGGCGGAGGACTGGGACCGCGGCGTGTGCAACGACAAGCTCGTGGCCGCAGCCTGGTTCGTCGACGGCTTCGGTGAGGACGCGGTCGCTGCCGACGAGCCGCTGTCCCCCCGGGACGTCCGCGGCCACGGCACCCAGGTCGCCTCGATCGCGGCCGGGAACGCCGGAGTCACCGTGAGCGCCCCGGGGCTGCGCGGCGACTACAGCGGTGTCGCACCGCGCGCCCGGCTGGCGGCGTACAAGGCATGCTGGAGCGCGCCCGACCCCGAGGACGACGGCTGCGCGACCGCCGACCTGGTCTCGGCCATCGACCGTGCCACCCGCGACGGGGTGGACGTGCTGAACCTGTCCGTGGCCGGCGCGCCCGGCATCGACACGGTGGAGCGAGCCCTCCTCGGAGCCGCGGAGGCCGGGACCGTCGTGATGGCAGCCGCCGGCAACGACGGCGCCGACGGCTACGCGACCCACGTCTCCCCCTGGGTGACCACCGTGGGTGGTCTCACCAGTGTCGGCAACGCCGGGGGTGTCGTGCTCGGCCGCGGTGAGCGACTGGACGGCCTGATGACGGCCCGCCGACCCGTGCGCGCAGCCGCCGTCGTCGCCCGCGACATCGCCGCTCCCGGTCGCACCGCCCGTGACGCGGCCCGCTGCGCCCCGGGCAGCCTCGACGCGGCCCGCGCCTCCGGCCGCGTCGTCGTCTGCGAGCGAGGTGTGGTCGGCCGGGTCGCCAAGTCCGCCGCAGTCGACCTGGCCGGTGGGGTCGGCATGGTGCTGGTCAACGTCCGGCGCGGTGAGCTCGCCCACGACCTGCACGCCGTCCCGACCGTGCACCTCGGACGGGGTGCCGGTCGCACGCTGCTCGCCCGGTTGTCCTCCGACCGGGGCCGCACGATCACGCTCGCCCCGAGCGACGCCCGGCGCAGCGCCCCCCGCGTGGCCGGGTGGTCGCCAGCCGGCGACCCCCAGGGCAGCGTCCTCAAGCCCGACCTCGTCGGCGGCGGCACCGGCGTGCTCAGCGCCGTACCGCCGACGGTGGCCGAGGCCCGGTGGGCGTTCCTGTCCGGGACCTCCGCCGCGACGGCCAGGGCGAGTGGCGCCGCCGCCACGCTGCTGGCCCGCCGCGGCTGGTCACCCGACGTCGTCCGGTCGGTGCTGGCAGGCAGTGGCCGCGACACGGGCGACAGCGTCATCCGCAGCGGCTCCGGCGCCCTCGACCTGCGCGCCGCCCAGCGTGGTCGGCTCGCCCACACCGTCGGCCCCCGCACCTACCGCCGGTGGCTGGCCGGCAAGGTCGACGAGGTCAACGCACCCTCGCTGCTCTTCCGGGGGGACGGCACGGCAAAGCGCCGAGTCACCAACGTCGGCGGCCGTGCCGACACGTGGCGGGCCGAGGTCAGCGGCTTCGAGCGCCACGCGGTGACGGTCTCCCCCTCGACCGTCACGCTCCGGCCCGGCCGCTCGGCGACTTACCGCGTGACCGTGAGCGGCTCGGAGATGGGTGGCCTCGACGACGGCGCCATCACCTGGGTGGCCGGGGACGGCAGCCGGGTGCGGGTGCCGGTCGCGATCGGCCGCTGACACCGGGGCCGTCGCGCGGACCCGGCACCCCAGTAGCGTGGCGCCGTGGACACCGACGCCGTGCTCGACCTGATCCGCGAGGTCGCCGACGAGGTGATCACCCCGCGGTTCCGTGACCTCGCCGACCACCAGGTCGACGAGAAGAACCCCGGTGACCTCGTCACCGTCGCCGACCGCGAGTCCGAGCAGCTGCTCACGCGAGCCCTCGTCGCGGCCTACCCCGACGCGGTGATCCTGGGCGAGGAGGCCTGTGCCGAGGACCCCGCCCTCCTGGAGCGGTACCGCACCGCCGAGCACGCCTTCACCGTCGACCCCGTCGACGGCACCCGGAACTTCGTGCACGGCTCCCCGGACCACGCGGTGATGGTGGCCGAGGTGCGCGGCGGGCAGTCGGTGCGCGCGTGGATCTGGCAGCCGCAGCACGAGCAGGCGTACGTCGCCGAGCGCGGCGCGGGCGCCTGGGGCAACGGGAAGCGACTCACCCGGCCCCCGGTGGGCGAGCGGGTGCGGGGGGTGACGTCGCGGCGCTCGTGGCTGGGCCGCGCGGTGGGGACACTGCAGGCGCTGGAGCTGACGTGGGTCTGCTGCGGGGTCGACTACCCCAAGCTCGTCGAGGGCGAGGCCGACTACGCGCTCTACGGCCGCTCCCGGCCCTGGGACCACGCCCCCGGCTCGCTGCTGCTGACCGAGGCCGGCGGCTTCGTCGGGACCTTCGACGGTGAGCCCTACCGGCCCCAGGCCGGCGTGCCGCGGGCCCTGATCACCGCCGCCGACCGTGCGACGTACGACCTGGTGCAGGGGCTGGTCCCCGACGCCCTCGCGTGACACAGGCCTCCCCGGGGTCTTCCCGGGGAGGCCTGCGCGCTGGGTGGCTCAGTGGTGCGCGGCACGCACCACGCGGTCGTGGCGCAGCGACGACGCCCGGGTCTCCTTGGCGAAGAGCACCGCGATCACGGTGATCACCGAGGCGAC
The genomic region above belongs to Nocardioides coralli and contains:
- a CDS encoding inositol monophosphatase family protein yields the protein MDTDAVLDLIREVADEVITPRFRDLADHQVDEKNPGDLVTVADRESEQLLTRALVAAYPDAVILGEEACAEDPALLERYRTAEHAFTVDPVDGTRNFVHGSPDHAVMVAEVRGGQSVRAWIWQPQHEQAYVAERGAGAWGNGKRLTRPPVGERVRGVTSRRSWLGRAVGTLQALELTWVCCGVDYPKLVEGEADYALYGRSRPWDHAPGSLLLTEAGGFVGTFDGEPYRPQAGVPRALITAADRATYDLVQGLVPDALA
- a CDS encoding S8 family serine peptidase; the encoded protein is MVRRGRRARCGLATVPLLVALTGALAVAPLSAAHGDDAEGAALHLVTFDEPGTAGRRGDRDPADVREQLRDRQDSALARVSAPEPVYRWTTALSGVAVELTDRQATELRSQPDVALVEQNAVRPLATAAAPAASAPAPQGRGGAGVVVGVVDTGIWPESPVFGDSPGIGPRPARFVGACTPAEDWDRGVCNDKLVAAAWFVDGFGEDAVAADEPLSPRDVRGHGTQVASIAAGNAGVTVSAPGLRGDYSGVAPRARLAAYKACWSAPDPEDDGCATADLVSAIDRATRDGVDVLNLSVAGAPGIDTVERALLGAAEAGTVVMAAAGNDGADGYATHVSPWVTTVGGLTSVGNAGGVVLGRGERLDGLMTARRPVRAAAVVARDIAAPGRTARDAARCAPGSLDAARASGRVVVCERGVVGRVAKSAAVDLAGGVGMVLVNVRRGELAHDLHAVPTVHLGRGAGRTLLARLSSDRGRTITLAPSDARRSAPRVAGWSPAGDPQGSVLKPDLVGGGTGVLSAVPPTVAEARWAFLSGTSAATARASGAAATLLARRGWSPDVVRSVLAGSGRDTGDSVIRSGSGALDLRAAQRGRLAHTVGPRTYRRWLAGKVDEVNAPSLLFRGDGTAKRRVTNVGGRADTWRAEVSGFERHAVTVSPSTVTLRPGRSATYRVTVSGSEMGGLDDGAITWVAGDGSRVRVPVAIGR
- a CDS encoding haloacid dehalogenase-like hydrolase, which encodes MAVPPTVGFDLDMTLIDTVPGFSATLAALGEELEVAFPVLELTSRLGPPLDHLLGEHLTVDAIGPAVDRFRALYPDHAVAPVPLMPGAVEALEAVRHAGGRVVVVTGKYTPNAQRHLDHLGVEVDVLVGEVWGIGKAEVLRREGCTVYVGDHVHDVEGALGAGVTSVSVLTGGCGREELVAAGTHVVLDDLTGFAEWYDGHLLDTRLAALERDLRERGSLLVAFSGGADSALLLAAAVRALGADRVAAATGYSHSLPQAERDPARDFAASLGVPVLTPETREMDRAGYRANAGDRCFFCKAELLDVLTPLAEELGLAHVATGTNADDVVAGFRPGIRAAAERGAVTPLADAGLTKAQVRAASRRWGLPTWDKPQAACLSSRIAYGVEVTPHRLARVERAELAVRAWGEAHAVTLRDLRVRDRGSHASVELDTALLPLRPELEAALLEAVCGTGFDQAEVDPRGFRSGSLNELL
- a CDS encoding cold shock domain-containing protein — its product is MPTGKVKWFDPEKGFGFLSQEDGPDVYVHADALPEGVTTLRNGARVEFGIAQGRRGDQALQVRLLDAPPSVQRNQAASRRKPPEDMVTIVEDTIRLLDDVGGSYRRGRHPDARTARPTAKLLRALADQLEA